Proteins co-encoded in one Marinobacter gudaonensis genomic window:
- a CDS encoding tetratricopeptide repeat protein — MGLRLRALLLVAVVGLGSTSAGAASPLPEEIRTGLVSFRAAEGAGIHLGDARQQALYRKAESARAQGRTDDAGRILAGMKEGYWSALGYLNLATDYASTDLNPARALVALRVALAMAEGDPVAERRAKLRNNLLVRAGYLAYQHGEFDKAIGFLEKVDLDSFSTPRALYLHGLALAEKGNHRAAMQSWHRARKYPLAYPGVADAWIGMGRGYDLSGYLGQSGEAYLAANAAFESERVTLRKLSEKIGRDGAYKTLILDARDTGVDWFLADSRTLTQPRMAYLLAFMKQPDAQHAAGRVAELEALRGQLEGFGRDLDVFQKALETALRDVSSGSIGDGGDGIRRLIREGEALLERIERFSAGAGKEQALRLRELKTTIADARSRLDLLDQRATIRPAVLESLAEQARALQRRNERLLSAVRELSGKSAEALDELALAFVRQQDQRLTYALDKTEQQIAHLYEYLALQNLGENSQ; from the coding sequence ATGGGTCTGCGTCTGCGTGCGCTTCTGCTGGTAGCCGTTGTCGGGCTGGGTAGTACCAGCGCTGGTGCGGCCTCGCCCCTGCCGGAGGAGATCCGTACCGGGCTGGTGTCCTTCCGGGCAGCCGAGGGTGCGGGTATACACCTTGGAGACGCCCGGCAGCAGGCGCTCTATCGAAAGGCCGAATCGGCCCGCGCTCAAGGCAGAACGGATGACGCGGGCCGCATTCTGGCCGGTATGAAAGAAGGGTACTGGTCCGCCCTCGGATACCTGAACCTGGCCACCGACTACGCGAGCACTGACCTCAATCCCGCTCGCGCTCTGGTGGCCCTGAGAGTTGCCCTGGCCATGGCGGAGGGCGATCCGGTAGCCGAGCGCCGGGCGAAGCTGCGCAATAACCTGCTGGTTCGCGCCGGCTACCTTGCCTACCAGCATGGGGAATTCGACAAGGCCATCGGGTTTCTTGAAAAGGTAGACCTCGACAGTTTCAGCACACCCCGCGCGCTCTACCTCCATGGCCTCGCCCTGGCCGAAAAAGGCAATCATCGGGCGGCCATGCAAAGCTGGCACAGGGCCCGCAAATACCCTCTGGCCTATCCGGGGGTGGCCGATGCCTGGATCGGTATGGGGCGGGGTTACGATCTCTCCGGCTATCTTGGCCAATCCGGGGAAGCTTACCTGGCCGCCAACGCGGCTTTTGAGAGTGAGCGGGTGACTTTGCGAAAGCTGTCGGAGAAGATCGGGCGGGACGGCGCCTACAAAACCTTGATTCTTGACGCCCGTGATACCGGCGTGGACTGGTTTCTTGCCGACAGCCGCACACTGACCCAGCCCAGGATGGCTTACCTGCTGGCGTTCATGAAGCAGCCGGACGCGCAGCACGCCGCCGGTCGGGTTGCGGAGCTGGAGGCACTCAGAGGGCAGCTTGAGGGGTTTGGTCGTGACCTCGACGTCTTTCAGAAAGCTCTCGAGACCGCGTTGAGGGATGTGTCCTCGGGGTCAATCGGGGATGGCGGTGATGGCATCAGACGCTTGATCCGGGAGGGAGAGGCGCTTCTGGAGCGGATAGAACGTTTCTCTGCTGGCGCGGGCAAGGAACAGGCCCTCCGCCTGCGGGAACTCAAGACCACCATTGCCGATGCCCGAAGCCGCCTTGACCTTCTGGATCAGCGGGCAACCATCCGGCCGGCTGTGCTTGAGTCTCTCGCTGAACAGGCGAGGGCACTCCAGCGGCGGAACGAGCGGTTGTTGTCCGCCGTGCGCGAACTCTCCGGGAAGTCCGCCGAGGCCCTCGACGAACTGGCTCTGGCGTTTGTCCGGCAGCAGGACCAGAGATTGACCTACGCCCTGGACAAAACCGAACAGCAGATTGCGCATCTCTACGAATACCTTGCCTTGCAGAATCTCGGGGAGAACAGCCAATGA
- a CDS encoding AraC family transcriptional regulator yields MLTTLIIAGMTVPVDAASTLDEQIAELNTHVAKHATEVLALEQKLLHPPNTRLAVFLTLQSRDALNLDSVELFVNDQPVAAHYYTDRERASLEQGGVQQLFIGNLENGEHELTTVITARSADEDFVRREASHRFRKRPGVLRLQMSLEARAPDYEPRVAFREWE; encoded by the coding sequence ATGCTGACCACCTTGATCATCGCCGGAATGACGGTACCGGTCGATGCGGCGTCGACGCTCGATGAACAGATCGCGGAGCTGAACACACACGTGGCGAAGCACGCCACAGAGGTGTTGGCGCTTGAACAGAAGCTGTTACACCCACCCAATACCCGACTGGCAGTTTTCCTGACACTCCAGAGCCGCGACGCCCTGAACCTCGATTCGGTGGAACTGTTCGTTAATGACCAGCCCGTGGCCGCCCATTACTACACAGACCGCGAACGGGCCTCGCTGGAGCAGGGTGGTGTTCAACAGTTGTTCATCGGCAACCTGGAAAATGGCGAGCATGAATTGACAACGGTGATTACCGCGCGCTCTGCCGATGAGGATTTCGTCCGTCGTGAGGCAAGTCATCGCTTTCGCAAGCGCCCGGGTGTGCTCAGACTCCAGATGAGCCTCGAAGCTCGCGCCCCGGACTATGAGCCCAGAGTGGCATTCCGGGAGTGGGAGTAA
- a CDS encoding vWA domain-containing protein — MLIDFFLEVRRARVPASLREFLDLLEALQKRLAFADMEEFYYLSRLCLVKDERHFDKFDRAFQAYFEGIENLDDLLEALIPDDWLRAEFEKHLTEEEKAKIDSLGGLEELIETFKKRMEEQQERHAGGNKWIGTGGTSPFGANGYNPEGFRIGQKNGRHGRAVKVWEKREFKDLDDSVTLGIRNIKVALRRLRKFARQGAADQLDMDDTIRSTARNAGYLDLKMVPERHNAVKVLIFFDVGGSMDPHVRVCEELFSAARLEFKHMEYFYFHNFIYESVWKNNIRRMNETTSTWDILHKYTPDYKVIFVGDATMAPYEISHPGGSIEHWNEEAGATWFQRITEHFRKVVWLNPLPESYWGNGGSLGMTRQLVNDHMYPLTVEGLESAMKQLSK, encoded by the coding sequence ATGTTGATTGATTTTTTTCTTGAGGTAAGGCGCGCGCGGGTCCCGGCCAGTCTGCGGGAGTTCCTGGATCTGCTGGAGGCGCTGCAGAAGCGTCTGGCCTTTGCCGACATGGAAGAGTTCTATTACCTCTCCCGTTTGTGTCTGGTGAAGGACGAGCGTCACTTCGACAAGTTCGACCGCGCGTTCCAGGCCTATTTCGAAGGTATTGAGAACCTCGACGATCTGCTTGAGGCTCTGATTCCGGACGATTGGCTCAGAGCGGAGTTCGAGAAGCACCTGACCGAGGAGGAGAAGGCCAAGATTGACTCTCTCGGCGGTCTTGAGGAACTGATCGAAACCTTCAAGAAGCGCATGGAAGAGCAGCAGGAACGTCACGCCGGCGGTAACAAGTGGATTGGTACCGGCGGCACGTCGCCTTTCGGTGCTAATGGCTACAATCCGGAAGGTTTCCGTATCGGCCAGAAGAACGGTCGCCATGGTCGCGCCGTGAAGGTGTGGGAGAAACGCGAGTTCAAGGACCTCGACGACAGCGTCACCCTGGGTATCCGGAACATCAAGGTGGCGCTGCGACGGCTGAGGAAGTTTGCCCGCCAGGGCGCTGCGGATCAGCTGGATATGGACGACACAATCCGTTCTACCGCACGCAACGCCGGCTACCTGGACCTGAAAATGGTGCCGGAGCGGCATAATGCGGTAAAGGTCCTGATCTTCTTTGACGTGGGTGGGTCAATGGATCCCCACGTGCGGGTGTGTGAGGAGCTGTTCTCGGCGGCCAGGCTCGAGTTCAAACATATGGAGTATTTCTACTTCCACAATTTCATCTACGAGAGTGTCTGGAAAAACAACATTCGCCGGATGAACGAGACCACCAGCACCTGGGACATCCTCCACAAGTACACGCCGGACTACAAAGTGATCTTCGTGGGTGACGCCACCATGGCACCCTATGAGATTTCCCATCCCGGCGGTTCGATCGAGCACTGGAACGAGGAAGCCGGTGCCACCTGGTTCCAGCGAATTACCGAGCATTTCCGTAAAGTAGTCTGGCTGAACCCCCTGCCGGAGAGCTATTGGGGCAACGGCGGATCACTGGGCATGACGCGGCAACTGGTCAACGACCATATGTACCCGCTGACGGTTGAGGGCCTCGAATCGGCCATGAAGCAGCTGAGCAAGTAA
- a CDS encoding AAA family ATPase, whose amino-acid sequence MKFTGTEKYVATDDLQMAVNAAIGLQRPLLIKGEPGTGKTLLAEEMAAGLGMKLIPWHIKSTTKAQQGLYEYDAVSRLRDSQLGDEKVKDIRNYIVKGKLWEAFESDEQVVLLIDEIDKADIEFPNDLLLELDRMEFYVYETQQFVKAKQRPIVVITSNNEKELPDAFLRRCFFHYISFPDHDTMKNIVDVHFPGLQQAIVRDALEVFFDVRKVPGLKKKPSTSELIDWLKLLMADELSAKMLQEKDTSSALPPLYGALVKNEQDVHLLQKLAFMARRRS is encoded by the coding sequence ATGAAGTTTACCGGTACCGAGAAATACGTAGCCACCGATGACCTGCAAATGGCCGTCAACGCCGCGATCGGACTCCAGCGCCCGCTGCTGATCAAAGGCGAGCCGGGCACCGGGAAAACCCTGCTGGCCGAAGAAATGGCGGCGGGGCTCGGCATGAAGCTGATTCCCTGGCACATCAAGTCCACCACCAAGGCCCAGCAGGGTCTGTATGAGTACGACGCGGTCTCGCGCCTGCGGGATTCCCAGCTGGGCGATGAGAAGGTCAAGGACATCCGCAATTACATCGTCAAGGGCAAGCTGTGGGAAGCGTTTGAGTCCGATGAGCAGGTGGTGCTGCTGATCGACGAGATCGACAAGGCCGATATCGAATTCCCCAACGATTTGTTGCTCGAGCTGGATCGGATGGAATTCTATGTCTACGAGACCCAGCAGTTCGTCAAGGCCAAGCAGCGGCCGATCGTGGTGATCACCAGTAACAACGAGAAAGAGCTGCCGGATGCCTTCCTGCGCCGCTGTTTCTTCCACTACATCAGCTTCCCGGACCACGACACCATGAAGAACATCGTGGACGTGCATTTCCCGGGTCTGCAGCAGGCCATCGTGCGCGATGCACTGGAAGTCTTCTTTGACGTGCGCAAGGTACCGGGGCTGAAGAAGAAGCCGTCAACCTCCGAGCTGATCGACTGGCTCAAGCTGTTGATGGCCGACGAGCTGTCCGCAAAAATGTTGCAGGAGAAGGACACCAGCTCGGCGTTGCCACCACTGTATGGTGCCCTGGTAAAGAATGAGCAGGATGTACACCTGCTGCAGAAGCTTGCCTTCATGGCACGTCGCCGCAGCTGA
- a CDS encoding VWA domain-containing protein — protein MGLSGPLAAQESSGEVQFPETSDVRIIVDISGSMKETDPENLRQPAVRLLARLLPEGSTAGVWTFGQYVNMLVPHQEVNDAWRDMAIQRSAQINSVALRTNLGAAIQTASDDYVTDGDLSRTHFILLTDGKVDISDKPEVNAAEEQRILDSIAARLIERGATFHPVALSEAADTDFLKALATRSGGRFQVAQTADALNLAFLEALNTAVPQEQIPIEGNGFTVDSGVQEFTALIFWGETETAATRELTLVRPDGKALNLNDVPDNVRWAREAGYDLITVTGPQSGKWGIQGELGEGSRVTVVSDLRMVVSPMPPTFSAEAPLDIRVAFFEEQEKITNPDFLGVLEVSLSITSEDGRSGTKILSGEQPPEDGTYRDTVGRLPAPGLYTIDVVADGQTFSRKFSATVGFTVPEGAEAPAPTEAPGEPLAEPESEEGVPSPEAEPSGTAPQAEAEPAAEPAIESPIDVSQVEPAPATEADAPVTPEDEAQTASVAASEEAEPASGLPVWAYGAAGGAVAMLAGIVWFALRQRRKRQEAQEQAAAERETLADLDEEPETEPTAETAVPEPELEPEPELESGPEPEPEPEDIPEVTEPPTDEELADLEAVIDDAEPPKVEEEWPAEADDTVDDDVEIPVADTPVDEEPADDEEEFGLEDFDLSEFDDLPDYDEEQSGLPDDDSDDKRNQKDSKK, from the coding sequence ATGGGTTTGTCCGGGCCGTTGGCCGCCCAGGAGTCCTCCGGGGAGGTTCAGTTCCCGGAGACGTCCGATGTCCGGATCATCGTTGATATTTCCGGCTCCATGAAAGAGACCGATCCGGAAAACCTTCGTCAGCCGGCGGTACGCCTGTTGGCCAGGCTGCTCCCGGAGGGTTCGACGGCGGGCGTGTGGACCTTTGGCCAGTACGTCAACATGCTGGTTCCGCACCAGGAAGTGAACGATGCCTGGCGGGACATGGCCATTCAGCGTTCGGCCCAGATCAACTCTGTGGCACTTCGGACCAACCTCGGCGCCGCCATCCAGACGGCCAGCGACGACTATGTCACCGACGGCGATCTGAGCCGGACCCACTTCATTCTGCTCACGGACGGCAAGGTTGACATTTCGGACAAGCCGGAAGTCAATGCCGCCGAGGAACAGCGTATCCTTGATTCCATTGCCGCTCGCCTGATTGAAAGGGGTGCAACTTTCCATCCGGTAGCTCTTTCAGAGGCGGCGGATACCGATTTTCTGAAAGCTCTGGCGACACGGTCTGGTGGCCGCTTCCAGGTTGCCCAGACCGCCGATGCCCTCAATCTGGCCTTTCTGGAGGCGCTCAATACTGCCGTGCCACAGGAACAGATTCCCATTGAAGGCAATGGATTTACGGTGGATTCCGGGGTTCAGGAATTCACAGCGCTGATCTTCTGGGGGGAGACCGAGACAGCCGCAACCCGTGAACTCACGCTTGTTCGGCCCGATGGCAAGGCCCTGAATCTCAACGATGTGCCTGACAACGTGCGATGGGCCAGGGAAGCGGGCTACGACCTCATAACCGTAACCGGCCCCCAGTCAGGCAAATGGGGTATCCAGGGTGAGCTCGGTGAGGGCAGCCGGGTGACCGTGGTCAGCGATCTGCGTATGGTGGTGAGCCCCATGCCCCCGACTTTCTCGGCGGAAGCGCCACTGGACATCCGCGTCGCATTCTTTGAGGAACAGGAAAAAATCACCAATCCGGATTTTCTGGGGGTACTCGAGGTAAGCCTGAGCATTACCTCTGAAGACGGCCGCAGCGGCACCAAGATTCTCTCCGGAGAACAGCCGCCGGAAGATGGCACCTACAGAGACACCGTTGGCCGTTTGCCTGCCCCGGGGCTGTACACCATTGACGTGGTGGCGGACGGTCAGACCTTCAGCCGGAAGTTCAGCGCCACTGTGGGCTTTACCGTGCCCGAGGGTGCTGAGGCGCCGGCGCCCACCGAAGCCCCTGGTGAGCCATTGGCCGAACCGGAGAGCGAAGAAGGGGTCCCTTCACCGGAGGCGGAGCCATCCGGAACGGCGCCCCAGGCCGAGGCAGAACCCGCAGCTGAGCCTGCCATCGAGTCTCCGATTGATGTCAGTCAGGTCGAGCCGGCACCGGCGACCGAAGCGGATGCGCCAGTAACGCCGGAAGATGAAGCGCAGACAGCTTCCGTGGCCGCGTCGGAAGAGGCAGAGCCGGCGTCCGGACTCCCAGTCTGGGCCTACGGTGCAGCGGGCGGTGCGGTTGCCATGCTGGCGGGTATCGTCTGGTTTGCTTTGCGCCAGCGTCGCAAACGTCAGGAGGCTCAGGAACAGGCGGCCGCTGAGCGGGAAACCCTGGCGGACCTCGATGAAGAACCAGAGACTGAACCGACGGCTGAGACGGCGGTACCCGAACCGGAACTCGAGCCCGAGCCTGAACTGGAATCAGGGCCAGAACCCGAGCCTGAACCCGAAGACATTCCCGAAGTCACAGAGCCCCCGACTGACGAGGAGTTGGCCGATCTTGAAGCGGTGATTGATGACGCCGAGCCGCCAAAGGTGGAAGAGGAATGGCCGGCTGAGGCCGATGACACGGTCGACGACGATGTGGAAATTCCGGTAGCCGATACTCCGGTAGATGAGGAACCGGCCGACGACGAAGAGGAGTTCGGCCTGGAGGATTTCGATCTGTCGGAGTTCGACGACCTTCCGGATTACGACGAGGAGCAGTCCGGACTTCCGGATGATGACTCCGACGACAAACGCAATCAGAAAGATTCGAAAAAGTAA
- a CDS encoding YcgN family cysteine cluster protein, translated as MIAQVPFWQRKRLHEMTPREWESLCDGCGKCCLNKLEDEDTGEVYHTDLVCRYMDDETCQCTVYEQRLEKVPGCTVLTPETVNYYHWLPYTCAYRTLAENRPLAEWHPLRSGDPESVHEAGVSVRHRVLSEDRVTEQDWEEHIIHWIL; from the coding sequence GTGATAGCGCAGGTCCCGTTCTGGCAGCGCAAGCGTCTGCACGAGATGACCCCACGGGAGTGGGAATCGCTCTGTGACGGTTGCGGCAAGTGTTGCCTGAACAAGCTCGAGGATGAGGACACCGGCGAGGTATACCACACCGATCTGGTGTGCCGGTATATGGACGACGAAACCTGCCAATGCACGGTTTACGAACAGCGCCTTGAGAAGGTGCCCGGTTGCACCGTGCTGACACCGGAGACCGTCAACTACTACCATTGGCTACCGTATACCTGTGCCTATCGCACGCTGGCCGAGAACCGGCCACTGGCGGAGTGGCACCCGCTGCGTAGCGGCGATCCGGAATCGGTGCACGAGGCGGGCGTGTCTGTTCGCCACCGGGTTCTGTCTGAGGACCGTGTGACCGAACAAGACTGGGAAGAACATATTATTCACTGGATTCTGTAA
- a CDS encoding YcgL domain-containing protein, whose product MKDRAFVSVFRSSKKNDTYVFVRRDQKWEDLPEGLRTIFGQPIHSMDLLLTPEKKLARTTGKQVLEAIAEKDFYLQMPEERENYVVDFKRKLERHSP is encoded by the coding sequence ATGAAAGACCGGGCGTTTGTCTCCGTATTTCGCAGCAGCAAGAAGAACGATACCTATGTGTTCGTTCGGCGCGACCAGAAGTGGGAAGACCTGCCAGAGGGGTTGCGGACCATCTTCGGCCAGCCGATTCACTCCATGGACCTGCTGTTGACACCAGAGAAGAAGCTGGCCAGGACCACCGGCAAGCAGGTGCTTGAGGCAATTGCAGAGAAGGACTTTTACCTGCAGATGCCGGAAGAGAGGGAAAACTACGTGGTGGACTTCAAGCGCAAGCTGGAACGGCATAGCCCGTGA
- a CDS encoding ribonuclease D has product MDSSTEAAMAASVPPAPAEIPWIHEPQELDRWLEPAQGRLLALDTEFERVNTFYPIPGLVQLGLGEEFCLVDPSVAEQSLRFRELLADPATPKLLYAMSEDLELFRQWLKLEPAGVIDLQIGAAMAGAGFSLGYAKLVESLFGETLDKSATRSDWLARPLSEAQQRYAIDDIRFLEPMYHWVMGLLEKRGLAGALAEESMRFANELASQEDPDNHYLKLRGGWTLSPQQQGVLKELVKWRELECQKRDRPRNRVLADALLIAIAERLPRSVRELSNIQGVPGGAVRRYGETLVELVSQGSTADNSSLERIASPLSREQQGFYKQLKRLFKKASEDVDIPMELLAPRKRLEKVVQDPDLARHDFFQGWRARILAPVRTEIEELLTS; this is encoded by the coding sequence CAGGGCAGGCTGCTTGCCCTCGACACCGAGTTCGAGCGGGTGAACACCTTCTATCCCATTCCCGGACTGGTCCAGTTGGGGCTCGGTGAAGAGTTCTGTCTCGTGGACCCGTCGGTGGCTGAGCAATCGCTGCGTTTTAGGGAGCTGCTTGCTGACCCTGCTACTCCGAAACTGCTCTATGCCATGAGTGAAGACCTGGAGCTGTTCCGGCAATGGCTCAAGCTGGAACCGGCAGGCGTGATTGATCTTCAGATCGGAGCGGCCATGGCGGGCGCGGGCTTTTCCCTGGGCTACGCCAAACTGGTGGAAAGCCTGTTCGGGGAAACACTCGACAAATCGGCAACCCGTTCAGACTGGCTGGCACGCCCCCTGAGCGAGGCCCAGCAGCGCTACGCCATCGACGACATCCGTTTTCTGGAGCCCATGTATCACTGGGTCATGGGCTTGCTGGAAAAGCGTGGGCTTGCAGGGGCCTTGGCGGAGGAATCCATGCGCTTTGCCAATGAACTGGCCAGCCAGGAAGATCCCGACAATCACTATCTCAAGCTGCGGGGCGGCTGGACCCTGTCGCCCCAGCAGCAAGGTGTGCTGAAAGAACTCGTGAAATGGCGCGAGCTGGAATGCCAGAAGCGGGACCGGCCGCGGAATCGCGTGCTGGCAGATGCCCTGCTGATTGCGATTGCCGAAAGGCTGCCCCGGTCGGTAAGGGAGCTGTCCAACATCCAGGGTGTGCCTGGAGGCGCCGTGCGCCGCTATGGTGAGACCCTGGTGGAACTTGTGAGTCAGGGTTCAACTGCGGATAATTCGAGCCTTGAGCGCATAGCATCGCCGCTCTCGAGGGAGCAGCAGGGTTTCTACAAACAGTTGAAGCGCCTTTTCAAGAAAGCGTCAGAAGACGTTGATATTCCAATGGAATTGTTGGCTCCGCGCAAGCGCCTCGAGAAAGTGGTCCAGGATCCGGATCTGGCCAGACACGATTTTTTTCAGGGCTGGCGGGCCCGTATCCTGGCGCCCGTGCGCACCGAGATCGAGGAATTACTGACATCATGA